In Flavobacterium sp., a single window of DNA contains:
- a CDS encoding 2'-5' RNA ligase family protein, with protein MEKKYSAAIYPSQDVIDSVKTMKDYLKSKIDWYNSCNSVGHITICEFTIDESEIKKYKQKLFKICDTFTSFQVYLDHFGFYENAGAFFIAPNEDSKNALKPIMKKVQESLKSLKLKKSDDPHMSIGRKLTPENLKIASQLFTTIDIDFLCKEIVLRELDPVKKQFFVIDTFSFNGNVQPEFVQGSLF; from the coding sequence ATGGAGAAAAAATATTCCGCTGCCATTTATCCTTCGCAAGATGTTATTGATTCTGTCAAAACAATGAAAGATTATTTAAAAAGCAAAATTGATTGGTATAACAGCTGTAATTCTGTTGGACATATTACGATTTGTGAATTCACAATTGACGAATCCGAAATTAAAAAATACAAACAAAAGCTTTTTAAAATCTGCGATACATTTACTTCATTTCAAGTTTATTTAGATCATTTTGGATTTTACGAAAATGCCGGAGCCTTTTTTATAGCTCCAAATGAAGATTCTAAAAACGCCCTGAAACCAATTATGAAAAAGGTTCAGGAATCTTTAAAATCTTTAAAACTCAAAAAGAGTGATGATCCGCATATGTCAATCGGCAGGAAATTAACTCCAGAAAATCTTAAAATTGCATCACAGCTTTTCACTACAATCGATATTGATTTTTTATGCAAAGAAATTGTTTTAAGAGAACTTGATCCTGTCAAAAAACAGTTTTTTGTAATTGATACTTTTTCATTTAATGGAAATGTTCAGCCTGAGTTTGTTCAGGGAAGTTTGTTTTGA
- a CDS encoding helix-turn-helix transcriptional regulator — protein MKSLDSFYHDITVGSTVEPTSLLPNDIQKEIGHFNVFDIKELLERMKGKPGMPYDRRAYYKISLIRGHNKAEYANKIIEIEKQGLLFATPKIPYNYLPQDTNQGGQFCVFTSEFLSKSKSGIDLDELPIFASDGYPIFQLSDEEVEEVALIFKKIQKEINSDYIYKYDLIRNYVAELIHFGQKLQPITALYSKHNSAARVSSLFAELLERQFPIESPHQRLELRTAKDFAARLSVHVNHLNKVLKENTGKTTTELISTRLTNEAKILLKQTDWNISEIAYSLGFEELAHFSNFFKKQTSFTPIAFRS, from the coding sequence ATGAAATCTCTAGATTCATTTTACCATGATATTACCGTAGGTTCAACCGTAGAACCTACTTCGTTATTACCAAACGACATTCAAAAAGAAATCGGTCATTTTAATGTTTTTGATATTAAGGAGCTTTTAGAACGCATGAAAGGAAAACCCGGAATGCCTTATGATAGAAGAGCTTACTATAAAATAAGTTTAATAAGAGGACATAATAAAGCAGAATACGCGAATAAAATAATTGAAATAGAAAAACAGGGATTGTTATTTGCAACACCAAAAATTCCGTATAATTATCTTCCACAGGATACTAATCAGGGTGGACAGTTTTGCGTATTTACAAGTGAATTTTTATCGAAAAGTAAAAGCGGAATCGATTTGGACGAACTGCCTATTTTTGCTTCAGACGGCTATCCTATTTTTCAGTTATCAGATGAAGAAGTTGAAGAAGTAGCGTTGATTTTCAAAAAGATACAAAAAGAAATCAATTCAGATTATATTTATAAATACGATTTAATTCGAAATTATGTTGCTGAGCTGATTCATTTCGGACAAAAATTACAGCCAATAACAGCTTTATATTCTAAACACAATTCAGCAGCGAGAGTTTCCTCTTTATTTGCCGAATTACTTGAAAGACAATTCCCTATCGAATCACCGCATCAACGATTAGAGCTTAGAACTGCAAAAGATTTTGCTGCAAGATTATCTGTTCATGTCAATCATTTAAACAAAGTTTTAAAAGAAAACACCGGAAAAACCACAACAGAATTAATCAGCACCAGATTAACAAACGAAGCGAAAATCCTTTTAAAACAAACAGATTGGAATATTTCTGAAATCGCTTATTCACTTGGTTTTGAAGAACTAGCACATTTTTCTAACTTCTTCAAAAAACAAACTTCTTTTACGCCGATTGCTTTTAGGAGTTAA
- a CDS encoding SDR family NAD(P)-dependent oxidoreductase, with product MNLSNNKILITGGASGIGLGLTERFIQENNTVIICGRRESVLNEVKAKFPTVITKVCDLSLEEERIALYKWISENHPDLNVLINNAGIQKWMSITDTDFYENMKTEISTNIEAPLHLTSLFIELKSLTTVMNVTSGLAFSPFAKVPVYSATKAFFRSFTLSLRHLLKAKNIEVIEIIPPALNTDLGGIGLHDAHPSVSSFIESIFEQLKEGRPELTFGTSETRLNASAEELRNHFNAMHS from the coding sequence ATGAATTTATCAAACAACAAAATTTTAATAACAGGCGGTGCAAGCGGAATTGGACTTGGACTTACTGAAAGATTTATTCAGGAAAACAATACCGTAATTATTTGCGGCAGAAGAGAATCTGTTTTAAACGAAGTAAAAGCAAAATTTCCAACCGTAATTACAAAAGTATGCGACTTATCTTTAGAAGAAGAAAGAATCGCACTTTACAAATGGATCTCTGAAAACCATCCTGATTTAAACGTATTAATCAACAACGCCGGAATTCAAAAATGGATGTCGATAACAGATACTGATTTCTACGAAAATATGAAAACGGAAATAAGTACTAATATTGAAGCACCGTTACATTTAACTTCTTTATTTATTGAATTGAAATCTTTAACAACTGTAATGAATGTAACTTCTGGACTGGCATTTTCTCCTTTTGCAAAAGTTCCGGTTTATTCAGCTACAAAAGCGTTTTTTAGATCGTTTACACTTTCACTTCGTCATTTGCTAAAAGCAAAAAACATCGAAGTAATCGAAATCATTCCACCAGCATTAAATACTGATTTAGGCGGAATTGGATTGCACGATGCACATCCAAGCGTAAGCAGTTTTATAGAATCTATTTTCGAACAGTTAAAAGAAGGAAGACCTGAATTGACTTTCGGAACCAGCGAAACAAGATTAAATGCAAGCGCAGAAGAATTAAGAAATCATTTTAATGCAATGCACTCTTAA